AAATCGAGGGATGCCTTGCACGCAGTTCACGCGCCTCATCGGCGGTCAACGGCTTGTACTCTGCGTCGAGGTCTTCAGCGACCCACTCATCTTTTCGGGCGATTTTTTTCATTTCGAATGAAGCCCGGATGACGACCCAGAATTTCTACAAAGCCATTGATTATAAGTAAAAACCCAGCCCATCCGGCCACCCGATCTGTCGCGCTTGCAAATCGAGTCTTCGTTGGCTGACGAGAGCCCGACCTGGCGCGCGCAACCATAATTCAGCATGCACCCTCTTACCGCCGCACTCCCCTCCACGCTCTGCTACCTCGATGGCGAGTACACCGCGCTCAAGGACGCCCGCATCAGCGTTCTCGACCGCGGCTTCATCTTCGGCGACGGCATCTACGAAGTCGTCCCCGTCTACGGCGGCCAGCCCTTCTGCTTCGATGAACACATGGCGCGGCTCGATCGCTCGCTGGCCGAACTGCAGATTGCCAATCCGCTCACGCTCGCCCAGTGGCGCGGCATCGTGATGCGGCTCATCGAGCCGGGCGGCGATACGCCCCAGGCCGTGTACTTTCAAATTACCCGCGGCGTTGCGCCGCGCGATCATGCCATGACCCAGGGCGTGCGCCCGACCGTGTTCGTGATGGTGAATCCGCTTCCGCCGGTGGCCGATGCCGTGCGCGCCAAGGGCGTGGCCTGCGTGAGTGCGGCCGACTTCCGCTGGCAGAAGGCGCACATCAAGAGCACCAGCCTGCTGGGCGCGGTGCTGGCGCGCCAGATCAGCATCGAGGCCGGCGCGGCCGAGACCATCATGTTCAGGGACGAATGGCTCAGCGAGGCATCGTCGAGCAATGTGTGGATCGTGAAGGACGGCGTGCTCACCGGACCGCCCAAGGACAACCTTGTGCTGACCGGCATCCGCTACGGCCTGCTCGAACGCCTGTGCGCCGAGTGCGGCATTGCGTTTGCGCTGCGCCGCATTTCGCAGGGCGAGGTGTTCGACGCCGACGAGTTGCTGCTTTCGTCGGCCAGCAAGGAAGTGCTGCCGGTCGTGGCGCTCGATGGCCAGCCCATTGGGAACGGCCGCCCCGGCCCCATCTATCAAGCCTTGTACGCGGCTTACCAGCAGGCCAAGCAGCGCAATGCCCAGCAGCCACAGAAGCAA
This genomic window from Variovorax paradoxus contains:
- a CDS encoding D-amino acid aminotransferase — encoded protein: MHPLTAALPSTLCYLDGEYTALKDARISVLDRGFIFGDGIYEVVPVYGGQPFCFDEHMARLDRSLAELQIANPLTLAQWRGIVMRLIEPGGDTPQAVYFQITRGVAPRDHAMTQGVRPTVFVMVNPLPPVADAVRAKGVACVSAADFRWQKAHIKSTSLLGAVLARQISIEAGAAETIMFRDEWLSEASSSNVWIVKDGVLTGPPKDNLVLTGIRYGLLERLCAECGIAFALRRISQGEVFDADELLLSSASKEVLPVVALDGQPIGNGRPGPIYQALYAAYQQAKQRNAQQPQKQGATTA